One genomic window of Corticium candelabrum chromosome 9, ooCorCand1.1, whole genome shotgun sequence includes the following:
- the LOC134185117 gene encoding pulmonary surfactant-associated protein D-like isoform X5, with the protein MSRLLLIFDLVGFIVLVLCMQVSQSVDVDCIGSKGEPGVPGVPGPPGRQGPVGKQGAPGIAGGTGLKGEVGAEGPVGPPGKQGVQGVMGPTGPTGPQGPPGKSVVGTPGPRGPPGLTGRGEKGERGMIGPRGLAGLDGIPGAAGPIGPLGSRGPLGVKGDRGLPGAKGEAGPQGRPGAEMSEDVLKVYFSPVKGLAERMKQLEDWKEEWTKNERRVTVAAHLVGSSHSWYTISGVITYWQTSSPSFLLGGITYSNGALTIPSDGVYYIYTQLYLDDQITMLIVKRKPSMLVYFNS; encoded by the exons ATGTCTCGATTACTACTGATATTTGATCTAGTAGGGTTTATCGTTTTGGTATTGTGCATGCAAGTATCGCAGTCTGTTGATGTGGACTGCATTGGAAGCAAGGGAGAACCG GGTGTCCCCGGAGTGCCAGGTCCTCCAGGAAGACAG GGACCAGTAGGAAAACAAGGAGCACCAGGAATTGCTGGCGGCACCGGCTTAAAG gGTGAGGTAGGAGCCGAAGGTCCGGTTGGTCCACCAGGCAAACAG GGAGTACAAGGTGTGATGGGTCCTACAGGTCCAACCGGGCCTCAAGGCCCTCCAGGGAAAAGTGTTGTG GGTACACCAGGACCCAGAGGTCCTCCAGGACTGACGGGACGTGGAGAGAAG GGAGAACGAGGAATGATAGGTCCAAGAGGACTGGCTGGATTAGACGGCATTCCA GGTGCTGCAGGTCCCATTGGACCCTTAGGATCACGTGGACCATTAGGAGTGAAG GGTGATCGTGGATTACCCGGAGCAAAGGGAGAAGCCGGACCACAAGGTCGTCCCGGTGCAGAG ATGAGTGAAGATGTGTTGAAAGTCTATTTTTCTCCAGTCAAGGGACTGGCAGAGAGG ATGAAACAACTGGAGGATTGGAAAGAAGag tggacaaagaatgagaggagagtgactgttgcagCACATCTTGTAGGATCATCACACAGTTGGTATACTATATCAG GTGTGATAACCTactggcaaacaagcagtccaTCATTCTTACTGGGTGGCATCACATACAGCAATGGAGCTCTTACAATTCCATCTGATGgtgtttactatatttatacacAACTCTACTTAGACGATCAAA TTACCATGCTCATAGTGAAGAGAAAACCAAGCATGCTGGTCTACTTCAACAGCTGA
- the LOC134185116 gene encoding nucleoside diphosphate kinase 7-like produces MDERYAFTVEWYDFNASLTRRYQFLYFVADNTIEMYDIKNRRTFLKRSKCDSVCLSDFFIGSVINVHSRQLTIVDYADEYTRRQLSEVSERTLAIIKPDAVKHMGSIIDIIHNEGFKVCRAQMVHLTRKEAAEFYEEHTGKAFFENLLDFMTSRPSVAIELMASNAIKKWRTLLGPTNSATARLEAPSSLRAKFGTDGTRNACHGSDSPSSASREIQFFFGMRRQSTAQFTNCTLCIVKPHAVAAGLTGKIIENIEKKGFTISALEMFNLEKANAEEFLEVYRGVVAEFNQMVVELCSGPCVAMEIRADDAPRVFRDFTGPADPEIARHLRPNTLRATFGKDKIKNVVHCTDLPEDGLLEVEYFFKILQQ; encoded by the exons ATGGATGAGCGTTACGCGTTTACAGTCGAATGGTACGACTTTAACGCATCTCTAACTAGACGCTACCAGTTCCTCTACTTCGTTGCGGACAACACTATAGAGATG TATGATATCAAGAATAGACGAACATTCTTGAAACGATCGAAATGCGactccgtttgtttgtctgatttctTCATCGGTTCCGTCATCAACGTTCATTCACGTCAG TTGACAATTGTTGATTATGCTGATGAATACACAAGAAGACAGCTGAGTGAAGTATCAGAGAG GACACTTGCAATCATCAAACCAGATGCAGTAAAGCACATGG GAAGTATCATTGATATCATTCACAATGAAGGTTTCAAAGTATGCCGTGCTCAAATGGTCCATCTTACCAG AAAAGAGGCAGCTGAATTCTATGAAGAACACACAGGAAAGGCATTCTTTGA GAATCTCCTTGACTTTATGACAAGCAGACCATCGGTGGCAATAGAACTAATGGCTTCAAATGCCATCAAGAAATGGAGAACTCTACTTG GTCCAACCAACTCGGCTACAGCCAGGCTTGAGGCACCGTCAAGTTTGAGAGCAAAGTTTGGAACCGACGGTACAAGAAATGCTTGTCATGGTTCTGATTCACCTTCATCGGCATCTAGA GAAATTCAATTCTTTTTTGGGATGAGACGGCAGTCGACTGCTCAGTTTACCAACTGCACTTTGTGTATTGTGAAGCCACATGCTGTGGCTGCTGGTCTCACAGGGAAGATCATTGAAAATATAGAGAAAAAGGGATTCACTATATCAGCTTTAGAAATG TTTAACCTGGAAAAGGCAAACGCTGAAGAGTTTCTCGAAGTCTACCGGGGTGTTGTCGCAGAATTCAAT CAAATGGTCGTAGAACTGTGTTCAGGGCCTTGTGTCGCAATGGAAATCAGAGCAGATGACGCACCTCGTGTATTCAGAGACTTCACTGGCCCCGCTGACCCA GAGATAGCGAGGCATCTGAGGCCCAACACACTAAGAGCGACGTTTGGTAAAGACAAAATCAAGAATGTCGTTCATTGCACTGACCTTCCAGAAGATGGACTGTTGGAG gttgaatattttttcaaaatCCTACAACAGTAG
- the LOC134185117 gene encoding pulmonary surfactant-associated protein D-like isoform X3: protein MSRLLLIFDLVGFIVLVLCMQVSQSVDVDCIGSKGEPGVPGVPGPPGRQGPVGKQGAPGIAGGTGLKGEVGAEGPVGPPGKQGVQGVMGPTGPTGPQGPPGKSVVGTPGPRGPPGLTGRGEKGERGMIGPRGLAGLDGIPGAAGPIGPLGSRGPLGVKGDRGLPGAKGEAGPQGRPGAEMSEDVLKVYFSPVKGLAERMKQLEDWKEEWTKNERRVTVAAHLVGSSHSWYTISGVITYWQTSSPSFLLGGITYSNGALTIPSDGVYYIYTQLYLDDQSGSYIIPYIRVNKKIVLYIRSYHAHSEEKTKHAGLLQQLKKGDSVDIHGGGYRHYMGFAHSEFGIFKIH, encoded by the exons ATGTCTCGATTACTACTGATATTTGATCTAGTAGGGTTTATCGTTTTGGTATTGTGCATGCAAGTATCGCAGTCTGTTGATGTGGACTGCATTGGAAGCAAGGGAGAACCG GGTGTCCCCGGAGTGCCAGGTCCTCCAGGAAGACAG GGACCAGTAGGAAAACAAGGAGCACCAGGAATTGCTGGCGGCACCGGCTTAAAG gGTGAGGTAGGAGCCGAAGGTCCGGTTGGTCCACCAGGCAAACAG GGAGTACAAGGTGTGATGGGTCCTACAGGTCCAACCGGGCCTCAAGGCCCTCCAGGGAAAAGTGTTGTG GGTACACCAGGACCCAGAGGTCCTCCAGGACTGACGGGACGTGGAGAGAAG GGAGAACGAGGAATGATAGGTCCAAGAGGACTGGCTGGATTAGACGGCATTCCA GGTGCTGCAGGTCCCATTGGACCCTTAGGATCACGTGGACCATTAGGAGTGAAG GGTGATCGTGGATTACCCGGAGCAAAGGGAGAAGCCGGACCACAAGGTCGTCCCGGTGCAGAG ATGAGTGAAGATGTGTTGAAAGTCTATTTTTCTCCAGTCAAGGGACTGGCAGAGAGG ATGAAACAACTGGAGGATTGGAAAGAAGag tggacaaagaatgagaggagagtgactgttgcagCACATCTTGTAGGATCATCACACAGTTGGTATACTATATCAG GTGTGATAACCTactggcaaacaagcagtccaTCATTCTTACTGGGTGGCATCACATACAGCAATGGAGCTCTTACAATTCCATCTGATGgtgtttactatatttatacacAACTCTACTTAGACGATCAAAGTGGCAGTTATATTATACCTTACATCAGagtaaataaaaaaattgttttgtaCATCCGAAGTTACCATGCTCATAGTGAAGAGAAAACCAAGCATGCTGGTCTACTTCAACAGCTGAAAAAAGGTGATAGCGTTGACATACATGGTGGAGGATATCGACACTACATGGGCTTTGCTCATTCGGAGTTTGGTATTTTTAAGATCCACTAG
- the LOC134185115 gene encoding uncharacterized protein LOC134185115, whose product MLLPIMLTFLLLATASALPCHVQGCHPNRQYLIDLSHSSSGVSIAWKTEFARYQPQGDGCTSVCDKVACPVIGSPGLVVFSTNGKILWTSNELTSPPLPLFYVSEGVMDCDGKKLVGYFYNGTTRGRPIDILYPSRAFGVTKTESDIFTLAFSHGMLYTFDILAIPIASIYLKDTVKGMNGTFLPYLTPAVGGEMIYLLAYFMPDGCSSSDDASSVCLEMSAVHRLYAVNNTHLMAPRMNVTWHFEFEVNIEKGEKIERPNLLYFDEIVYFSAVVKDKDSNGRSTVFAVSDQGYKYRQLWMQTFNDTVHAISYYTNTNTDSSADDRVHQIIVTTVSNEDTIFTILDPYTGDKRSVTSLRDVISDDVTVTVTSDVMVALPNSNMSSPAILIFGYAITDTRIIGSTEHMVGALQLGTNPTILWKIPTPDGHPVVGQLANYDCDIGKPSEQLVCTTEKTIFSIRINKVL is encoded by the coding sequence ATGTTGCTGCCAATAATGTTGACCTTCCTGTTGCTTGCAACGGCGTCTGCTCTTCCATGTCACGTCCAAGGTTGCCACCCTAATCGCCAGTATCTTATTGACTTGTCGCACAGCAGCTCGGGCGTTTCAATTGCGTGGAAGACCGAGTTTGCGAGGTACCAACCTCAAGGTGACGGATGCACATCAGTCTGCGACAAAGTGGCATGTCCAGTCATCGGCTCTCCTGGTCTCGTGGTTTTTTCCACAAATGGAAAGATTTTATGGACATCCAACGAGTTGACTTCCCCTCCTCTTCCCCTTTTCTACGTGTCCGAGGGTGTAATGGATTGCGACGGTAAGAAACTAGTCGGTTATTTCTATAACGGGACAACAAGAGGTCGACCAATCGATATCTTGTATCCGTCGCGTGCATTCGGTGTGACCAAGACAGAATCGGATATTTTCACGCTTGCGTTTAGTCATGGCATGTTGTACACGTTTGATATCCTTGCCATACCGATTGCCAGCATTTACCTGAAGGATACGGTGAAGGGAATGAATGGCACGTTTCTCCCTTATCTCACGCCCGCGGTTGGTGGAGAAATGATATACTTGTTGGCGTATTTCATGCCTGATGGTTGCTCCAGTTCGGATGATGCTTCGAGTGTGTGTCTTGAGATGTCTGCTGTTCACCGGTTGTATGCAGTCAATAATACACACCTGATGGCACCACGAATGAATGTCACCTGGCACTTTGAGTTTGAAGTCAACATCGAAAAGGGTGAAAAAATTGAACGGCcaaatcttctttattttgaTGAGATCGTCTACTTTTCTGCTGTCGTGAAAGATAAAGATTCGAACGGTCGTTCGACTGTGTTTGCAGTTTCAGATCAAGGATATAAATATCGTCAGTTGTGGATGCAAACATTTAATGACACCGTGCATGCAATATCCTATTACACTAATACTAATACTGACAGTTCTGCGGATGACAGAGTCCATCAAATCATCGTCACAACTGTGAGCAATGAGGACACTATATTCACTATTCTTGATCCATACACAGGTGACAAGAGATCAGTTACATCACTTCGAGATGTCATATCAGATGACGTCACAGTGACTGTCACATCAGATGTCATGGTTGCATTGCCAAATAGCAACATGTCATCACCAGCTATTTTGATCTTTGGATACGCAATCACAGATACTAGAATAATCGGCTCTACGGAGCACATGGTAGGAGCACTACAACTAGGAACTAATCCGACCATTCTATGGAAAATCCCGACACCTGATGGTCATCCTGTTGTCGGACAGTTGGCAAATTATGACTGTGATATTGGCAAGCCATCTGAACAGCTAGTTTGCACAACAGAGAAGACTATATTTTCAATACGAATAAACAAGGTGTTATAA